CCCTGAACCTCGGGCTGATCGACGAGCTGGGCGACCTGCACACCGGCATCACGCGTGCCCGTGAGCTGGCGGGCCTGCCCCACGACGCCCCGACCTGGAACGCGGCCCCCGCCCGCAGCGGCCCCTTCCCCGAGTTCGTCCGCGAGGCCGCCGACGCCGCCAGCCTGCGCGTGTGGCCCTTCGGACAGGAGCGGGTGCTGACCTGGTTCGATCAGGAGATCAAGGTCAGGTAAGCGCCGGGGGCCGCGCCCGAGCGAGGTGTTCCATGAGAATCAGTGCCCACGTTCGGAACAGTGCCGACCGGCACGAGGTGACCCTGCGAACCGACGGCCGGGTGCAGGGCCTCACCGTCCCGCCCCGGACGACCGGCCCCGGGTCGGGCGTCAACGGCGGCGAGCTGCTCTTCCTCGCGCTGGCCACCTGCTACTGCAACGACGTGTACCGGGAGGCGGCGAGGCGCGGCCTGCAAGTCGAGCGGGTGGAGGTGGACGTCGAGGGCGAGTTCGGAGGCGAGGGCGAACCGGCCCGGAACGTGACCTACCGCGTTCGGGCGGCGGCCCAGGGCAGCGAGGCCGAACTGCGGGAGCTGCTGCACCACACCGACCGGGTCGCCGAGATTCAGAACACGCTGCGGGCGGGAGTGCCCGTCACCCTGGCCGAGGTGAAGGTCGAGGGCGCCTAGCTGGAGAGACCCTGCGGGAGAGGGAAGCAAGGCCCAGGCCGCGCTCCCTCTCCCCTCCTCCTTCCGGGGCCAGCCCTCAGCCCGTCGCCGCCTCGTACGCCGCGATCTGCCCCCGGATCACGTCCAGACTGCCCTCCCAGAAGTCGGGCGCGTGCAGGTCGATGCCGAATCCGGCCGCCAGGGTACGGGCGTCGGCCAGGCCGGTGTCCGACAGCAACTCGTCGTAGCGGCGCTGGAAGTCAGCGGCCTCGCCGCGTTCCTTCGCCGCCTGGTACTGGGCGTAGAGGCCCAAGCCGAACAGCAACCCGAAAGTGTACGGGTAGTTGTAGAAGCTGAGGCTGTAGTAGTGCGGCTTGACCGCCCACATGTAGGGGTGGGTGCTCGCCAGCGCGTCCCCGTACGTCTCGCGCTGCGCCCAGGTCATCAGGTCGTTGATTTCCTGCGGCGTGAGGTCGCGCTGCGCCCGCCCCTCGAACACCGCCCGCTCAAACAGGAAGCGCGAATGGATGTCCACCACGACCTGGGCGTGCCCCAGCAGTTGCGTTTCCAGCACGTAGAGGCGCTCCTCGCCTTCTGAGCGCTCCAGCGCCGCGTTCTGGATGATCGTCTCGCAGAAGATGGAGGCGGTCTCGGCCAGGGTCATCGGCGTCTCGCGTTGCAGGGGCGTGCGCGGCGCCTTGAGGAGGTTGTGGTAGCCGTGCCCCAGCTCGTGGGCCAGGGTGGACACGCTGTCGAGACTGGGGTCGTGGTTCATCAGGATGCGGCTCTCGTCGCCCTGCCAGCCCATGCAGAAGGCCCCGCCGCGTTTGCCGTCGCGGGGACCCGCGTCAATCCAGTTCTCGCGAAAAGCGCGGGCCGCAAAGTCGCCCAGCCGCTCGGAGTAGGCCCGGAACTGCTCCTCCACGAAGCGCGCTCCGGCCTCGTAGGTCCACTCGGTCGCGCTGCGGCCCACCGGGGCGAACAGGTCCCACCAGTCGAGTTTCGGCTTGCCCAGTGCCCGCGCCTTGGCCGCGAAGTAGCGGCGGAAGTCGGGCAGCGAGCGCTCGACGGCGCCCTGCATGGCGGCCAAGGTCTCGCGGTCGATCCCGTGGGTGAGCAGGCTGGGGGCCACCGCGTCCGCGAAGCCCCGGCGGGTGCTCAAGGTGCCCTCTTCCCCCTTGACGCCGTTCAGGGCGGCGGCGAGCACGACCTCCGCGCCTTGCCAGACTTTCAGCTCGGCCTCGAAAGCGTCCCGGCGCACCGCCTCGTCGGGATCGGTGGCCAGCGCCCGCAGGGCCGTCACCGGGAGGGTCTGGCCCCGGAACCCGCCGCTGAGCTGGCTCGTCACGTTGCCGTG
The sequence above is a segment of the Deinococcus budaensis genome. Coding sequences within it:
- a CDS encoding M3 family oligoendopeptidase, producing MTTTQARDLPRWRTDDLYAGLEDGRLSADLAALRDAVSALEATFDRVGVGQGGPAATPETLTGVLGSLNEVLGRVTTLRGFISAFVTTDSRDALAQQKMGELTTLTLGLGPLRSRLTAWLGGQDVEALLAGSDVARAHAHLIRRSVERARYQMTPQEEDLAARLRPSGAGGWAKLHGNVTSQLSGGFRGQTLPVTALRALATDPDEAVRRDAFEAELKVWQGAEVVLAAALNGVKGEEGTLSTRRGFADAVAPSLLTHGIDRETLAAMQGAVERSLPDFRRYFAAKARALGKPKLDWWDLFAPVGRSATEWTYEAGARFVEEQFRAYSERLGDFAARAFRENWIDAGPRDGKRGGAFCMGWQGDESRILMNHDPSLDSVSTLAHELGHGYHNLLKAPRTPLQRETPMTLAETASIFCETIIQNAALERSEGEERLYVLETQLLGHAQVVVDIHSRFLFERAVFEGRAQRDLTPQEINDLMTWAQRETYGDALASTHPYMWAVKPHYYSLSFYNYPYTFGLLFGLGLYAQYQAAKERGEAADFQRRYDELLSDTGLADARTLAAGFGIDLHAPDFWEGSLDVIRGQIAAYEAATG
- a CDS encoding OsmC family protein; the protein is MRISAHVRNSADRHEVTLRTDGRVQGLTVPPRTTGPGSGVNGGELLFLALATCYCNDVYREAARRGLQVERVEVDVEGEFGGEGEPARNVTYRVRAAAQGSEAELRELLHHTDRVAEIQNTLRAGVPVTLAEVKVEGA